One window of Populus nigra chromosome 5, ddPopNigr1.1, whole genome shotgun sequence genomic DNA carries:
- the LOC133694180 gene encoding pectinesterase inhibitor-like has product MAFSHCFSLFVPLLVIILLTNPTLSEAQDSQDLIDEVCRQMEDYGFCNRVFHENMKSSSIDYVGLTAIAMDQTITNATNTYEYILDLLRNTTDQSLRNVLVACENAFGIVKSSFGAALQSFNRKDYDDMFKLERVAPRAQASCETSFTAPPSPPNPLAERNREMRILITMAIASGKEILKR; this is encoded by the coding sequence atggccttttctcattgtTTCTCCCTATTTGTTCCACTTCTAGTCATCATTCTCTTGACCAACCCTACCTTAAGTGAAGCCCAAGATTCCCAAGATTTAATCGACGAAGTATGTCGACAAATGGAAGACTATGGTTTCTGCAACAGGGTTTTTCATGAGAACATGAAAAGCTCCTCAATAGACTATGTTGGTCTCACAGCAATAGCAATGGACCAGACAATAACAAACGCAACCAACACTTACGAGTATATTTTGGATCTTCTAAGGAACACAACTGACCAATCATTGAGGAATGTTCTTGTTGCATGTGAGAATGCTTTTGGTATAGTGAAGTCGTCGTTCGGGGCTGCCTTGCAATCTTTTAACAGGAAAGATTATGATGATATGTTCAAGCTTGAACGGGTTGCACCGAGAGCACAAGCCAGCTGTGAAACGAGTTTCACTGCACCACCAAGTCCTCCAAATCCTTTGGCTGAAAGGAATAGGGAGATGAGGATTCTGATTACCATGGCTATTGCCTCTGGAAAGGAAATACTAAAGCGTTGA